In the genome of Thermodesulfobacteriota bacterium, the window CCCGCAGTGTCTTATGGGTAGTCGAGGTGACAAAATCGGCATAGGGTACCGGTGAAGGATGCACCCCGGCCGCGACCAGGCCGGCGATATGGGCCATATCTACCATCAGATAGGCCCCAATTGTATCCGCAATCGAGCGAAAGGCAGCAAAATCAATTACCCGCGGATAGGCGCTGGCCCCGGAAATAATCATTTTGGGTTTGTATTGAAGGGCCAGTTTTCTTACCTCTTCATAATCTATGGTCTCGGTTTCCCTGCTTACCCCATATGAGACTATGTTATAAAATCGGCCGGAAAAATTCACCGGGCTGCCATGGGATAGATGGCCGCCATGCGCCAGATCCATACCTAATACTGTGTCGCCGGGCTCAAGAAACCCGAAATAGATAGCCATGTTGGCCTGAGTACCGGAGTGGGCCTGGACATTAGCGTATTCAGCGCCGAATATCTCTTTGACCCGCTCTATGGCCAAATTCTCGGCCATATCTACGTACTCGCAACCGCCGTAGTACCGCCGGCCCGGATAACCCTCGGCATACTTGTTCGTTAAAATACTTCCCTGTGCCTCCAGGACAGCTTCACTGACAAAATTTTCTGAGGCCACCATCTCCAGCTTATGAGTCTGCCTCTCAAGTTCAAGTTGGAGGACGTTGAATATCTCAGGATCGGTATTCTTCAAATACAACATGCTCGTTATAACCCCTAACCATCGTCCGCTGTAAGCGGAGAACCAAAATGTAGTTGTATAATTTCAAATGACAAAATCCAAAATTCAAATGAAATTCAAATAACTAAATGACAAAAATTTCGCGGTTTGGGTTTTGCCATTTGTCATTTATTTGAGCTTTGAAATTTGTCATTCCTTTTAGCCTACACCTTTTGATCT includes:
- the glyA gene encoding serine hydroxymethyltransferase; translation: MLYLKNTDPEIFNVLQLELERQTHKLEMVASENFVSEAVLEAQGSILTNKYAEGYPGRRYYGGCEYVDMAENLAIERVKEIFGAEYANVQAHSGTQANMAIYFGFLEPGDTVLGMDLAHGGHLSHGSPVNFSGRFYNIVSYGVSRETETIDYEEVRKLALQYKPKMIISGASAYPRVIDFAAFRSIADTIGAYLMVDMAHIAGLVAAGVHPSPVPYADFVTSTTHKTLRGPRGGLILAREKYGKKLNSQIFPGIQGGPLMHTIAAKAVAFKEALSPSFRSYQEQIVKNARTLATVLQQDGYRLVSGGTDNHLMLVDLMTVRGITGKDAELALDEAGITVNKNAIPFDTKGPQITSGIRIGTPAVTSRGMREEEMTTIGRLMTLVLGNLDSEKVRREVRQEVRSLCERFPLYPGLWSSYGGQKKG